CCCGGTATTATCAATGTTTAAACGGGCTAAAATAACTGGAATCTTTTCTAAAGGCAAGTGGTCTTCTAAAGCAATAATCTTCATATTATCGAATGCCGTTAAATTCCCATAAGCAGCCGGATATTCAATTAAAGACCCAATTTGTTGCAAAATTGATCGGTGCCAAGGTTGATGCTTAAATTCCATTCCCCCTTCAAAATCAGTAATAATTCCAGTGATAATCTTCATGGTCGTGGACTTCCCAGCTCCATTAATTCCCAGCAATCCATAAATTTTACCTTGTGGAATTTTCAAATTAATGTGATTTAAAACCACTTTCTGTTTAAACCGCTTGGTTAATTGGTTGGTCGTTAAAATGTACTCCGTCATTCTGGTCTCCTTAATTTAATCATTACTTAAATGCATGAATAATCACTGGAATTAGCCACGCCAAACACCATGCAACTATAAAAATAATCCACCAGCGATGATTGAGAAAATCCCAAAAGGTCATCCCTACCTTTGGATTCTCGACCTTAATTTTTTTTTGGAATTTATCATCACCCCGGATGAGACTATCCAAGCTAACCTCGAACAAATCGCTGATTTGAATCAATCTGTCAATATCAGGATAAGCAGTCCCAATTTCCCATTTAGAAACGGACTGGCGACTAACGTTTAACAGCTCAGCCAAATCATTTTGGGTCCAGTTCCTTTTCTCCCGTTCTTCTCTAATCCGTTGTCCTAAAATCATCGATCAACCTCTCCTTTTAAAATCATTTTTAAGCATAAAACTATTAACGTAAAAATCACGAACTACTTATGCGCTTTCCCGCAACTAATAGGTGCATCGTTGCTATAAAGGCATTCTTCGTCTTTCTAAACTAAAAACAGCTCTGCTAATTATCCCGGCAAAGGTTAATTAACAAAGCTGTTTTTTTATTGATTCATTTAGTTTAAATTTTAATCTCGATCATAATTCGTCATCCGCAACTGGTTCACCCACTGATCAAACTCCGCTGCCGTTAGGTATCCCGATGCAAGCGCCGCGTCCCGCAAATTTTCGTTGGCTTGCGCCGCCTGGTTCGCAATTTCAGCTGCATGGTGATAACCGATGTGAGGACTTAACGCCGTCACCGTCATCAACGAGGCATCAACCAATTGCTGCATCCGCTCCTGGTTCACCTGAATCCCACTGACCATCTTATCCGTGAAGTTCGGCAGTAAATCGGTCAATAATTCCACCGACTCTAAGAAGGTGGCGATCATCACCGGTTTATACACGTTCATTTCAAAGTTTCCCTGGCTGTTCGCCACGGTCAGCGTCGTGTCGTTCCCCATGATCCGCGTCGCCGCCATCGTCATCGCCTCGGCCTGAGTCGGGTTCACCTTCCCTGGCATGATGGACGACCCCGGTTCGTTAGCGGGAATCGTCAGTTCCCCGTAACCGGCTCGCGGTCCACTGGCTAAGAAGCGAATGTCATTCGCAATTTTCAATAAATCAGAAGCAAGCGTCCGCACGGCGCCGTGCGTATTTAACAAGGCCGAATGCGCGGATAGTCCCGCAAATTTATTGCCCACGCGATAATGGACTCCCTGGGCTTGACTTAAAGCCTGCACCATTTGTGCATCAAATCCAGCTGGGGTATTCAACCCAGTTCCAACCGCCGTTCCCCCAATCGGTAACTCCAGCAATCCCTGTGCGTTTTCCTGTAAGGCTTGTTGATCGCGCTGTAAGGTACTGCGCCAACCAGAAACTTCCTGGCCAAAGGTCAACGGAGTGGCATCCTGAAGGTGAGTTCGGCCAATCTTGACCGCTGCTTGATACTTGCTTTCCAACTGCTGGAACGCCGTAATTAAATGTTGTAACGGGGACATTAGCGCTTGAACTGCTTGATAAGCAGCCATGTTCATCGCCGTCGGGAAAGTGTCATTTGAACTTTGCGAAGCATTTACGTCATCATTTGGTTGCACCGTAAGGTCAGGCTGATTCTGCTGCACCACGTGGGTAATGACCTCGTTCACGTTCATGTTGGTTTGGGTTCCGGAACCGGTTTGGTAAACATGAAGCGGAAAATCCTGCATTAAAGCGGCATCGTCCAGTTCCAGTAATTGATCAACGGCGGTTGCAATCGCAGCTGCTTTTTCCGGTGCCAGCTTCTGATCCTGGGCATTAACCTGCGCTGCAGCTCGTTTAATGACCAGCAACGCTCGAATTACTTGCACTGGCATTAACGGTCCCACCGGAAAGTTATGGCGACTTCGTTCCGTTTGTGCTCCCCAGAGAGCGTTTTTCGGGACTTGCACGTCTCCTAAGGTATCAGATTCAGTTCGATATTCGGTCATCGCGTTCTCCTTTTTGCTTGTTTAGAAATTTAGGTGCGCGGACTGCGGGTGATTTTCTACTAAGACCTTGCCGTTTCGAATGGAGTACAGCAACGGCCGCCGTTCGTTTAAAACGTCATAAAAATTGGACCCGGCAAAAATCAGGAAACTAGCTGGTTTCCCGACTTCAATTCCATAGTGATCCTGCACGTGCAGGGTTTTGGCACCGTTTGTACTAATCAACCGGTAGGAATCCAAAATCTGGTGATAGCCCATTAACCCACTGGCTAAAATCCCGACGTAGAGCGCATCTAGCATGTTGCCGTCGCCCATCGGATACCACGGATCCTTAATGTCATCCTCTCCAAAGGAAACGTTGATGTGGTGCTCTAGCAATTCTTTAACCCGTGTTAATCCCCGGCGTTTCGGATAGGTATCAAAGCGGCCACCCAAGTGCATGTTCACCAGGGGATTGGCCACGAAGTTCAGTTGCGCCAATTCTAGCACCCGCATTAGTTTATAAGCGTAGGCATCGTTTACGCTTGCCAACGAAACCGTATGGCTAGCGGTCACTCGCTCTTTCAACCCAGATTCGTAGGCCAACGTCGCCAGCACTTCCAAGTTCCGGGAGCCCGGATCATCAATTTCGTCACAGTGCACGTCCACCAGTTTGTTGGTGCGCTCCGCGAGGTCCATGATAAATTCCAGGGATTCCTTCCCGTAGTACTGGTTAAATTCATAGTGCGGAATCCCACCAATCGCGTCTACACCCATTTGGGCGGCGGTTTCCATTAGTTTCTTTCCATTTGGAAACGATAAAATTCCTTCCTGAGGAAACGCCACCAGTTGGAGTTCCATGAAGTCAGAAACTTCATCACGAACCTCCAGTAGAGCTTTCAGTGCCGTAAAACTGGGGTCAGTGGTATCAACGTGACTGCGCACGAACTGGACCCCGTGTTCGGCTTGTCGTTTTAACGTCGCGAGCGCCCGTCGTTTTACATCGTCATGAGTCAACTGGGGTTTCCGTTCCGACCAAATCTGAATCCCATCAAATAGCGTTCCCGTTTCGTTCCAGCGTGGTTCCCCAGCCGTTAAAGTCGAATCTAGGTGCACATGGGAATCCACAAACGGTGGCAACAGTAAATTACCCGTGGCATCAATCACTTGCTCATCTGGCTCGGGCGTTAAATGCGCTGCCATTTCAGTAATTATCCCATCCTGACAACGCACATCTTGTGGCGTTGCTTGATTTTCAATCACAACCTGTTGAATTAACATCCGTAATCCTTTCTCTTATTATCGTGGTTAGAAAAAATTCCATTCACGTCCAAGGCGTCAATGGAATCTTGTTCATGCACTTATTCTAAGCCGACCCGTTTGAAAATATCATCCACGTGCCGCAGGTGGTAGTGGTAATCAAAGGCATCGTTAATTTCTGCTGCACTCAACCGGTCCGTGATTTCTGGACTGTTTTCTACCAATTCCCGGAAGGAAATTTGTTCATCCCAGGACTTGGCCGTGAGTGGTTGCACTAAATCGTAAGCAGCTTCCCGGCTCAAACCGGTGTTAATCAATTTTAACATTACCCGTTGGCTGTAAATCAGGCCGTGCGTAATGTTCATATTCTCCTTCATGCGCTCTGGGAAGACGTCCAGATTCTTCACAATGTTATTAAACCGGTGCAACATGTAGTCTAACAACGTGGTTCCTTCGGGGAGGATGATTCGTTCTGACGAAGAGTGAGAAATGTCGCGTTCGTGCCACAACGAAACGTTTTCGTAAGCCGGCGTCATCAAGCCCCGCATCGTTCGAGCCAAACCACAAATATTTTCTGATCCGATGGGGTTCCGTTTATGGGGCATCGCTGAGGATCCCTTTTGGCCGGCATTAAAGTGTTCTTCCACTTCATGAATTTCTGAACGTTGCAAGCTCCGAATTTCGGTCGCAAAGTTTTCCAAACTAGTAGCGGTTAGAGCCAGGACGGCAATGTATTCGGCGTGTAAATCACGCGGTAGCACTTGACTCCCAATTTCTTGAGCCCGCAATCCGAGTTTGTCACAAACGTACCGTTCCACTTCAGGATCAATGTTAGCAAAGGTTCCCACTGCTCCCGAAATTTTTCCGGCTTCAACGCCCGCAGCCGCATGGTCAAAGCGGTCAATGTCTCGGTTCAATTCGGAGTACCACCGGGCTAGTTTCAAACCAAACGTGGTGGGTTCTGCTTGCACCCCGTGGGTCCGGCCCATCATGACCGTATCCTTGTATTGTAAGGCTTTTTCTCTAATCGTTTCTTTTAAAGTCAACAAGTCCTCGCGCAAAACGGCGTTGGCTTGTTTTAATCGAACCCCTTGCGCCGTATCCACAACGTCCGTACTGGTAACCCCGTAGTGAATCCAGCGTTTTTCGGGTCCTAAGGATTCAGAAACGTCCCGGGTAAAGGCCACCACGTCATGGTGAGTTACTGCTTCGATTTTAGCAATTTCATCCGGATCAAACTTCGCCTTTTGTTGAATGGCTTTTAAATCGTTATCGGGAATTAACCCCAGTTTATTCCAAGCTTCATCAATCGCAATTTCAACGTCTAACCAGGATTGGTACTGGTTTTGCATACTCCAAATTTTTTTCATTGGTGCGCGTGTATACCGCTCAATCATTGTCGTACCCCCACTCTTAAATTACTTTAATTCTAACGATTTCTGGATTTTTGTCAATTATCGTCCGGATTTTCACGAACTTTATCCTTGCCAATTATTTTTTGTTTAACCTTTAAGGACTGCGCTTCCATTTAATGGTATACTATTAATTAAATCACAATCATAAAGGAGCAAGCTCATGACAGCATCAAAAATTGTAAACTTTCGCGATATCGGTGGTATTCCCGTTGCTGGGGGAACCTTACGTCCGGGAATCTTCCTGCGAAGCGGTCAGTTAGTTGATTTAACCCCTGAAGATGTTGATTTTCTCGTTAATCAACATCATTTAAAGGAAGTTTTTGACTTCCGGAGTAAAAAAGAAATCGAACAACAACCAGATACCACCATGCCCGGTGTTAAGTATCAAAACATTGACATCCTGGCTTCCGCTACTAACAGTAGTGCCTCCATTGAAGACATGTTACTACATGCCGATAACATTACAGAGGGCATGCTAAATACTTACGAACAACTGGTGCTTAGTGAATCGGCGCAAAAAGGATATCATGATTTTCTAACGGAAGCCTTGAAGCTGAACGAACCGCTGTTATTCCACTGTTTTGCTGGTAAAGACCGCACTGGCTTTGGTGCCGCTTTAATCCTGAAACTGGCCGGTGCTTCTGACGACCAAATTTACGCTGACTACCTTAAAACTAACGAAATGCGCAAAGCCAGCAACGAAGAAATCATTAACTCCCTGCAGGGGAAAATTTCTGCTGAACAAATTAAAGCGCTCCAAGTAGCTTTGAACGTTGACAAGAGTTACCTCGAACGAGCCTTCGCTACGATTGACCAACACTACGGTAATTTTTCAAATTACCTGACGGAAGCTCTCGACTTAGACGAAAACTTTCAAACTAAATTTAAACAGACGTTTGTCATTCCTGAATAATGGTTTAACCAGCTCAACCGACCGCTACCATCTATCCCGTTTAGGATAGATGGTAGCGGTCGGTTTTTGTTTCTCAAATAAAACCCGAACTTTTAATCTGCAAAAATCCGTTAAGTTCTTGATTTCACCGGTTAAGATTGGTAAACTTGCTACTGGTAAAAAAATTTAACGAGGTGCTTATATGTCAGTAACAGTGGTTGTTGGTAGTCAATGGGGCGATGAAGGTAAGGGTAAAATCGTCGATTATCTCAGTAAAGATTCCGATGCAATTGCACGATACCAAGGAGGCGACAACGCCGGCCATACGATTGTCTTTAACGGACACAAGTTTAGCCTACAACTGTTGCCATCTGGGATTTTTTACTCTGATAAACTGGCTGTCATTGGGAACGGCGTGGTTCTAAACCCGAAGTCGCTCTTTGCAGAAATTAATTATCTCAACGAAAACGACGTCCCGACCGATAACTTACGGATCTCTTCGCGGGCCCAGGTCATTATGCCGTACCACATTCTGTTAGACGAACTAAGCGAAAAACAACGGACGAATAAAATCGGAACCACCCACAAAGGAATTGGTCCTGCTTACATGGATAAAATTGCCCGGGTGGGAATTCGGGTAGCCGATTTAATTGATCCGGAGACGTTCAAACGAGAACTCCAAGAAACCCTCCGGCAAAAAAACGAATTATTAACCAAATTGTATGAAGTGGAACCGTTAGACTTCAACTCCATTTACAACGAATACAAGGCATATCGGGAACGGATGAAACCGTACGTTACGGATACTTCCGTCCTCTTAAACGACGCCATTGAAAAGCAACAAAACGTGCTCTTTGAAGGGGCCCAAGGGATTATGTTAGACATTGACCACGGAACCTATCCGTACGTCACTTCTTCTAATCCGGTTGCCGGTGGTGCTGCCGTGGGAGCCGGTTTAGGTCCGACCAAGGTAACTGACGTAATTGGCGTTTGCAAGGCCTACACATCCCGCGTGGGTGAAGGTCCTTTCCCCACTGAATTGTTAACCGAAATTGGGGATCATATCCGTGATACTGCCCACGAATACGGAACGGTCACTAAACGACCCCGCCGGATTGGCTGGCTGGATACGGTCGGATTGCGGCACGCTGCGCGCGTTTCCGGTTTAACTGCCTTAGCCATGAACTGTGTCGATGTGTTAGATGAACTCGACGTGATTAAGGTCTGCACCGGTTACCGGCTTAACGGAAAAATTATCGATTACTATCCTGCTAACCTTGATGAACTAGACAACTGTGAACCAGTTTACCAAGAACTGCCAGGTTGGAACGAAAGTACCACGGATTGCACCACCTTTGACCAGTTACCGGCTAACGCCCAAAACTACATCAAAACGGTGGAAGCCCTGGTTCAGGTTCCCATTGAATGGTATTCGGTTGGTCCGGATCGGGAACAAACCCACCGGCGGTAATCAAAAAATTTATATTTAAAGAGTCGAATCAGATTGAAACACTATTTCAACCCGATTCGGCTCTTTTTTAACTTAAATTTTACTAAAATTAATTTGGCGTAGATTGCTAATCCTTTAAAACAAGGATAAGCTTAAATTTAACTAAGAAAAAATCTAAACTTATTTTTGGGGAGGATTACCTATGGAACTACGCCTCTTTTTTTCCAAAACATTTTCCCAGGTTGGTGACCTCATCTTTAACACCCTCCTGGATCTGTGGATTTTAAACACGTTTGGTTCATCGAAAACCTTAGCAACTAGTTTGGCGGTCGCTAGCTCCGCGAATTTCATTGCCAGTTTTGTGGGTGGCTATTTGGCCGACTCCCGCTACGTCGGCAAGTTTCTCTTGGGGATTGAGTTCTTCTCCGTGGTCATTTCGTTTCTCAATTTGTTCTATCTAACCGCCATTGGAAATCAAAGGCCCAGCATTCTAATTATCAACCTCTTTCTTTTCCTCATTAATTTTAGTAACTTTTTACTTTCCCCGTTAATGAAAAAGGCCATTAGCAGCTACGTCCAAAGGGAACGGATCCCGACTTACAACCAATGGACTTCGGTGGTCGGGCAGGTGCTAACCATTGTGATTCCAGCTATCTCTACCATTCTGTACACCAAGCATTTCCTTACAATTGAATGGGCTCTAGGAATCAACGCTGTGTCCTTTTTAATCGGTTTCATCCTGTTGCTCCCGTTGTTAAAATTCAAACTACCCCCGAGGAATCCCGATAATCGGTACTCGAACACCATTAAATACGTTTTCCGTGTCCCTCGCCTGCAAGAAATTATTTTATTAGGAACCATTCTCTCGTTATTTTCCGCAGAACTAAACGTTTTTGCCCCCGTGTTCGTCACCAAAACTTTACATCAGCAAGCTTTATATGGGATTGTCGTAAGCTTCATGGCCGTCGGTGGAATCCTAGGCGCCCTGTCGATGCACTACTTTAAAATTGGCAAGACCCTCAAAACCGAATACAGCTTTTTAGCGCTTCTGGTGCTCTCATTATTCGTGATCTTTGGATTCCCCAACATTTACTCCATGTGTCTATTAGCAATCATTGCCAACTTAAACTTAGTCCGGTACGGCGTCCTAAGTCAAACGTTCATTCAATTGCAAGTTCCGGCCGAAATCATTGGAAAAACCTTTTCAGTCTTATTCTTTTGTTTAAATCTAGTGATGCCCCTGGGCAGTTATCTAATTGGATTAGTGATTAATCAATCTAGCTTTCTCGTTAGTCTACTGTTAATTGGAACCGCGCTACTGCCGTTTACTATGATTCTGGTTTACCGGCAAAAAGCTTAGCGACTTTCCATCCAACAAAAAAACGCCGTGGCGGTTTTTTTATTTTGCTTGGAAGTCTTAATCCTGCGCTTTGAAATAATAAATGTCATTACGCACCGGTTGGCGGTAACCAAAAACTTCTAACGGAACTCCCTTTGATTGATGTAACTTTGCAGCGGTTGCGGTTGATACCTCTGTTTCACCATACTGCGCTCTAAATTTTTGAATTTGTTGCTCACAGGTGCTTAAATATCCAGCTAACTTAGTCAGTGATCCTAGCGAAAGTCCCTGAATAACAGCCATTTTCTCAATTAACGTCAGCAAATCTACAACCGGTGGCAAACCACCACAGTAAAATTCAAAATACAGACAAAGATGTTTAACCTTACGACGAAACTCCGAACCTGCTCCCTTAGCGGTTAAGGGAACTTCATTGGCTGCTAAGCTAACAATTGCTAACACGTCGTTTAAAAGCCGATGGATCTGTAGTTGATTCAACCGTGATTGTTGAATAATTTCTTGCAAAAATAACCGACAAACTTGGTATTCAGGCCGGGCAAACGGATAAGGAACCTGGTCCTTAATCATATTTAGCCGTTCTTGAAATACGATGGAATCCAATTGCGACGTCCCCAGGTCTTCATTTAGATTGACTAGGGCAAAATTACAGAAAACACACGGCATCTCAAAGTAATAGTAGTAAAACTTCACGTACACGTTCTTGGCCCCATTATGTAAGTCGGCCGTAAAATCAGCATCCACAAATTTAATTCTAAACTCTTGCAACTCCTGCAGATAATTCTTCAAAAAACGGGGTGCTTCGACAAAGATTTGCTCGGATTTTAAGCCGTAGGTCTGCATTAAACCCCGAATCACGCGCCGCATGTTAGCGGTTTGATTACACTGCTCGTATTGTTGAAATGCATACTGCACCTGACAGTTTAACGATAACGGACAGTCTAAATTCAACTTTTGCTCGTTATTTAAGTACCGGACACACGTCTGAGCCTTAAAGACTAACTTAGCAGTATTCGTCTGCGTAAAGTTAGTGACCGTATCTAAGTAAGGAGAATAGGTAAAAAAGCCCTTCTCGTCGTTTCGAAAAACCGGACTAGCTGGTAAGATTTGGAGTTGTTCTGGATATGATGCTAGTAACCGGCGGCGTTCTAAAAGTTCACGTTTGTTTTGTAATTCCATTCGTCATCCTCATTTACTTCACATTTTTCATTGAAAAGCTTTCGTTAGTTGCTGCAAATGAGCAGTAAACTCAGCTTCATTGCGACTAGTAAATTCCACCACAAAACAGTATGAGCCGGTAGACTGGTAGGTAGCGGTCTCATTTCCCTTTTTCTGATGGATGCTTTTAATCCAGTCGTAATGAAGCTTCTGGTAACGATCAGAGTGTGGTGGTGCCATCACAAACAATAGCCCGGCAATGCATTGAGGCCGCTTTGAAATGGAAAGGTTGGCGGTCCCTGGTTCGAGGTAATCCTGCCAAAATGCGGTTGGAATCGAAACACCAAATTCAAATGGAGTCAATTTAATCATTCCCTGGCCCCCAAATCGTTTCCCGACCTCACAAAACATGATTCCTCGTTCCCCATAAAAAAATTCAAAGTGAAACGGGGTTGTTTCTCCAGTGACGGTCATAACGTCGAGAATTTTTTGGGTTGCTTCCTTCAGTTGTTTCCGAATCATTGGAACCCACGTTGCCGAAGAAAAATATAGCTTAGAGGTCCGCACACAGAGATTTTGACGCGTGGTTAACGTTGATAAAATCAAATCACAGTATTCATGGTAGAGGTCTAATTTAATTTCATTGCCAACCGAATAACCATCGACGGTTACCATGTGGTTAAACGGGCAGAAGGTTTCAATTAAGTAGTCATCCTCACCTAAATTTACATCAGCAAATTCATTTAGATGAGCGGGTTCAATCACGAACACACCCGTTGCGGAATCAGCTCGCCGGGGCTTTAAAACGGATTGCCCGTGTTCTTCCACAAAATTCTTTATTTGCGCAAAGGAACTCACCGCCTGAAACTCAGGTTGGGGTACAATTCCCTGTAGAATCGAACGCATGTAGTACTTATCTTTAAAGAAGAGATTCGAAAGCTCGGAATCCAACTGCTTATCACAGAAATAGGTTTTTAAAATTCCGACCCCAATCATGGCATCCTCGGCTAACGTTCTGATGTCTGAAATGGTTTCCTGCGTCTGTTTTTTCCGAAAATACGTCACTAGATGAGCAAAATCAAGGCTCGCTACTGTATCAATTTGTCCCTGACTAGCAGCGGTAACATACTTTTCATAGCGTTCCTTTTGCTGTTCCGGAACTACCACCGTCAGGTCATCCGGAAGTTGTTTGGGTAATTCAATTCCTGCTGGTTGATAGGGATACAAAAAATATTTCATGCGTTTTCCTTCCATTATTTAGTTTACGCATACGTCTGATATCTTTTCCATAACGAAATTGCATATCCAACTCCAAGAACGCCCAGACCACACATTAGTCCCCAAATAACTGTTAGCGGGATGAGGTTTCCCAAAGCCACGACCACTAGCGAACCCAGAGGAATGGTCAAGGTCACTAACGAGTTAATGGCACTCATAATCGTTCCCAACTGTTCTTCTGGAGCGGCTTTCATAATGAAAGCGTCGATCTTAGGAAAAAGAATTCCACATAAGTACCCAACGATGGCAACCAACAAAATCATCACAATTCCATTTCGTGCAACTAGCATATCTAAAAATAAACCTAATAAAGTAGCCAACACCAGGATCACATTGCTTTCAATGCTGGCGCGGCGCAGTCCTGGTAACCCGAAGAAAGATCCAACAATCATACCGCCACTTTCCATCGCTCCCACGAGGGCCACGGTAAATCCGTAGTTAAAGAGGATTAGCGAATGATAGTGTAACAAGGTTAACGTCATCAGCACTTCTTGCATGGATGTCAATAAATTAGTCAGCGCAAAGAGTAAGACAAAATGAAATAATTGCGGAAAATTACGTAATGCCCCGTAATTATTTTTCATTTCCCCCACTACCGTTTTTAGACTAAATTTAGTGGACTGTGGAGTAACGCTTTGTTTCACGGGCACATCCAAATCGGCTTGGTGCCACTTTAAAATGATGTAAGACAATAGAAATGTAACCGCATTGACTAAGGCGAACAAAACATAATTTTGGTTTAACAAGGCTAACAAGGATGCCCCCACCATTCCACCTATCAGACTAATTGATTGGCTGACTCCACCTTGAAAACCTCGGGCCGCGGTTAGATCCTGTTCCGGCACAATCTTTTT
This genomic stretch from Fructilactobacillus carniphilus harbors:
- the codA gene encoding cytosine deaminase: MLIQQVVIENQATPQDVRCQDGIITEMAAHLTPEPDEQVIDATGNLLLPPFVDSHVHLDSTLTAGEPRWNETGTLFDGIQIWSERKPQLTHDDVKRRALATLKRQAEHGVQFVRSHVDTTDPSFTALKALLEVRDEVSDFMELQLVAFPQEGILSFPNGKKLMETAAQMGVDAIGGIPHYEFNQYYGKESLEFIMDLAERTNKLVDVHCDEIDDPGSRNLEVLATLAYESGLKERVTASHTVSLASVNDAYAYKLMRVLELAQLNFVANPLVNMHLGGRFDTYPKRRGLTRVKELLEHHINVSFGEDDIKDPWYPMGDGNMLDALYVGILASGLMGYHQILDSYRLISTNGAKTLHVQDHYGIEVGKPASFLIFAGSNFYDVLNERRPLLYSIRNGKVLVENHPQSAHLNF
- a CDS encoding tyrosine-protein phosphatase, whose protein sequence is MTASKIVNFRDIGGIPVAGGTLRPGIFLRSGQLVDLTPEDVDFLVNQHHLKEVFDFRSKKEIEQQPDTTMPGVKYQNIDILASATNSSASIEDMLLHADNITEGMLNTYEQLVLSESAQKGYHDFLTEALKLNEPLLFHCFAGKDRTGFGAALILKLAGASDDQIYADYLKTNEMRKASNEEIINSLQGKISAEQIKALQVALNVDKSYLERAFATIDQHYGNFSNYLTEALDLDENFQTKFKQTFVIPE
- a CDS encoding helix-turn-helix domain-containing protein, coding for MILGQRIREEREKRNWTQNDLAELLNVSRQSVSKWEIGTAYPDIDRLIQISDLFEVSLDSLIRGDDKFQKKIKVENPKVGMTFWDFLNHRWWIIFIVAWCLAWLIPVIIHAFK
- a CDS encoding ATP-binding cassette domain-containing protein; translated protein: MTEYILTTNQLTKRFKQKVVLNHINLKIPQGKIYGLLGINGAGKSTTMKIITGIITDFEGGMEFKHQPWHRSILQQIGSLIEYPAAYGNLTAFDNMKIIALEDHLPLEKIPVILARLNIDNTGNKKVKNFSLGMKQRLGIAMAMLKNPDFLILDEPFNGLDPYGIKELKTYLKELTQTGKTVLISSHILPELQDIAEFIGILNNGSLVYQQAVTGKEDLNQIFFEKTQG
- a CDS encoding ATP-grasp domain-containing protein, yielding MKYFLYPYQPAGIELPKQLPDDLTVVVPEQQKERYEKYVTAASQGQIDTVASLDFAHLVTYFRKKQTQETISDIRTLAEDAMIGVGILKTYFCDKQLDSELSNLFFKDKYYMRSILQGIVPQPEFQAVSSFAQIKNFVEEHGQSVLKPRRADSATGVFVIEPAHLNEFADVNLGEDDYLIETFCPFNHMVTVDGYSVGNEIKLDLYHEYCDLILSTLTTRQNLCVRTSKLYFSSATWVPMIRKQLKEATQKILDVMTVTGETTPFHFEFFYGERGIMFCEVGKRFGGQGMIKLTPFEFGVSIPTAFWQDYLEPGTANLSISKRPQCIAGLLFVMAPPHSDRYQKLHYDWIKSIHQKKGNETATYQSTGSYCFVVEFTSRNEAEFTAHLQQLTKAFQ
- a CDS encoding MFS transporter, translating into MQVFWQNAKFRALMCSGLLDNLGTTLFNIVFIIYASHMPNPNLAVSAVSLISSLPYVTNIIAGVFADHSHQHYRGMLVIRLLQMGLFLVLSGLISLTPGWYLFGILLLLNFLTEFLGTYGGYLMLPIFKKIVPEQDLTAARGFQGGVSQSISLIGGMVGASLLALLNQNYVLFALVNAVTFLLSYIILKWHQADLDVPVKQSVTPQSTKFSLKTVVGEMKNNYGALRNFPQLFHFVLLFALTNLLTSMQEVLMTLTLLHYHSLILFNYGFTVALVGAMESGGMIVGSFFGLPGLRRASIESNVILVLATLLGLFLDMLVARNGIVMILLVAIVGYLCGILFPKIDAFIMKAAPEEQLGTIMSAINSLVTLTIPLGSLVVVALGNLIPLTVIWGLMCGLGVLGVGYAISLWKRYQTYA
- a CDS encoding adenylosuccinate synthase, whose product is MSVTVVVGSQWGDEGKGKIVDYLSKDSDAIARYQGGDNAGHTIVFNGHKFSLQLLPSGIFYSDKLAVIGNGVVLNPKSLFAEINYLNENDVPTDNLRISSRAQVIMPYHILLDELSEKQRTNKIGTTHKGIGPAYMDKIARVGIRVADLIDPETFKRELQETLRQKNELLTKLYEVEPLDFNSIYNEYKAYRERMKPYVTDTSVLLNDAIEKQQNVLFEGAQGIMLDIDHGTYPYVTSSNPVAGGAAVGAGLGPTKVTDVIGVCKAYTSRVGEGPFPTELLTEIGDHIRDTAHEYGTVTKRPRRIGWLDTVGLRHAARVSGLTALAMNCVDVLDELDVIKVCTGYRLNGKIIDYYPANLDELDNCEPVYQELPGWNESTTDCTTFDQLPANAQNYIKTVEALVQVPIEWYSVGPDREQTHRR
- a CDS encoding MFS transporter, with the protein product MELRLFFSKTFSQVGDLIFNTLLDLWILNTFGSSKTLATSLAVASSANFIASFVGGYLADSRYVGKFLLGIEFFSVVISFLNLFYLTAIGNQRPSILIINLFLFLINFSNFLLSPLMKKAISSYVQRERIPTYNQWTSVVGQVLTIVIPAISTILYTKHFLTIEWALGINAVSFLIGFILLLPLLKFKLPPRNPDNRYSNTIKYVFRVPRLQEIILLGTILSLFSAELNVFAPVFVTKTLHQQALYGIVVSFMAVGGILGALSMHYFKIGKTLKTEYSFLALLVLSLFVIFGFPNIYSMCLLAIIANLNLVRYGVLSQTFIQLQVPAEIIGKTFSVLFFCLNLVMPLGSYLIGLVINQSSFLVSLLLIGTALLPFTMILVYRQKA
- the purB gene encoding adenylosuccinate lyase, with protein sequence MIERYTRAPMKKIWSMQNQYQSWLDVEIAIDEAWNKLGLIPDNDLKAIQQKAKFDPDEIAKIEAVTHHDVVAFTRDVSESLGPEKRWIHYGVTSTDVVDTAQGVRLKQANAVLREDLLTLKETIREKALQYKDTVMMGRTHGVQAEPTTFGLKLARWYSELNRDIDRFDHAAAGVEAGKISGAVGTFANIDPEVERYVCDKLGLRAQEIGSQVLPRDLHAEYIAVLALTATSLENFATEIRSLQRSEIHEVEEHFNAGQKGSSAMPHKRNPIGSENICGLARTMRGLMTPAYENVSLWHERDISHSSSERIILPEGTTLLDYMLHRFNNIVKNLDVFPERMKENMNITHGLIYSQRVMLKLINTGLSREAAYDLVQPLTAKSWDEQISFRELVENSPEITDRLSAAEINDAFDYHYHLRHVDDIFKRVGLE
- a CDS encoding class II fumarate hydratase, with translation MTEYRTESDTLGDVQVPKNALWGAQTERSRHNFPVGPLMPVQVIRALLVIKRAAAQVNAQDQKLAPEKAAAIATAVDQLLELDDAALMQDFPLHVYQTGSGTQTNMNVNEVITHVVQQNQPDLTVQPNDDVNASQSSNDTFPTAMNMAAYQAVQALMSPLQHLITAFQQLESKYQAAVKIGRTHLQDATPLTFGQEVSGWRSTLQRDQQALQENAQGLLELPIGGTAVGTGLNTPAGFDAQMVQALSQAQGVHYRVGNKFAGLSAHSALLNTHGAVRTLASDLLKIANDIRFLASGPRAGYGELTIPANEPGSSIMPGKVNPTQAEAMTMAATRIMGNDTTLTVANSQGNFEMNVYKPVMIATFLESVELLTDLLPNFTDKMVSGIQVNQERMQQLVDASLMTVTALSPHIGYHHAAEIANQAAQANENLRDAALASGYLTAAEFDQWVNQLRMTNYDRD